The Listeria monocytogenes genome window below encodes:
- a CDS encoding FusB/FusC family EF-G-binding protein, translated as MKEFIEPYQYNFIKKQLENVSRAYRSANDTSTLKALKSLTEEKINELFPESVLKEHKDLFSELHAITSTKDAEPFLEGLKAYVVPFAPPSDVKLKKLFAKTKKLKIPAWSKLDLRDYTFYGWNDIAQQRKYIVTYEDGNLVGVQGTISTEIQKGVCSICHSHSKVSLFMAKTKSSSDGIYTTNGNYICYDSDVCNEQIKAHETLDEFIEVVKKRK; from the coding sequence ATGAAAGAGTTTATCGAACCATACCAATATAATTTTATCAAAAAACAATTAGAAAATGTCTCACGTGCATACCGGTCCGCGAATGATACCTCGACTTTGAAGGCGTTAAAATCGTTAACAGAGGAGAAAATCAATGAGCTATTCCCGGAGAGTGTGCTAAAGGAGCATAAGGACCTGTTTAGCGAGCTCCATGCGATTACTTCAACTAAAGACGCAGAGCCGTTTTTAGAGGGGTTAAAAGCCTATGTGGTTCCTTTCGCACCGCCTAGTGATGTGAAACTTAAAAAACTTTTTGCGAAAACGAAAAAATTAAAAATCCCCGCCTGGTCTAAACTGGATTTGCGCGACTATACTTTTTACGGTTGGAATGATATTGCTCAGCAGCGTAAGTATATCGTGACTTACGAGGACGGAAATTTGGTTGGCGTACAAGGAACTATTTCTACAGAGATTCAAAAAGGCGTTTGTTCGATTTGTCACTCGCATTCCAAAGTATCGCTCTTTATGGCGAAAACAAAATCTTCGAGTGATGGTATTTATACGACAAATGGCAATTACATTTGCTATGATAGCGATGTTTGTAACGAGCAAATAAAAGCCCATGAAACGTTAGATGAATTTATAGAGGTTGTTAAGAAACGTAAATAA
- a CDS encoding pyruvate oxidase gives MKKVKASETLVQTLKNWGIDHVYGLPGDSIDTVVDALRKEQEAIEFIHVRHEEVATLAAAAYTKLTGKIGVALSIGGPGAIHLLNGMYDAKMDHVPMLVLAGQVTTDVLNTGFFQEVNLPAIFEDVAVYNKQIDNAETLADVVDEAIRTAYKEKGVAVLTIPNDIPSQVIKANLEAKPVKFEQENPKLDEAAIHEAVTLLEKAEKPVILAGLGTKHAGPELMAFSEKLKIPIIHSLPAKTIVPDNHPNALGNLGKIGTKPAYEAMQETDLLLMFGNDYPYSDYLPKKANCIQIDIDPAKISKRFPATVGLVGDAAETIGNLTAKTAPVEARKFLQACQENMQEWWKWLEEDIAQTTDPIAPEVVMANIQKIADKDAIFSIDVGTATVWSTRYLHLSPENDFIVSAWLGTMGCGLPGAIAAKKAFPDRQAIAIVGDGGFSMVMQDFVTAVGLNMPMIVVVLNNQQLSFIKYEQQSAGELNYAIDLPDINYAKFAESCGGIGFRVEKIADLEAAFENAKLATKPVIIDVSVDNAAAPLPGKIVMDEALGYTKFEIQSVLEDHRFAKMPPLKTILRRFL, from the coding sequence ATGAAAAAAGTAAAAGCAAGTGAAACACTCGTACAAACATTAAAAAATTGGGGTATCGACCACGTATACGGTTTACCCGGCGATTCGATTGACACCGTAGTTGATGCTTTACGAAAAGAACAAGAAGCAATCGAATTTATTCACGTTCGGCACGAAGAAGTGGCGACACTAGCCGCAGCAGCATATACCAAATTAACAGGCAAAATTGGTGTCGCATTATCTATCGGCGGTCCAGGAGCAATTCATCTTCTAAACGGGATGTATGACGCAAAAATGGACCACGTCCCAATGCTCGTACTCGCTGGACAAGTAACAACCGATGTATTAAATACCGGTTTTTTCCAAGAAGTCAATTTACCAGCGATTTTCGAAGATGTTGCCGTGTATAATAAACAAATTGATAATGCTGAAACACTCGCGGATGTGGTCGATGAAGCAATTCGCACGGCTTATAAAGAAAAAGGTGTCGCTGTCTTAACGATTCCAAACGATATCCCGTCACAAGTAATTAAAGCGAACCTCGAAGCAAAACCAGTGAAATTTGAACAAGAAAATCCAAAACTAGATGAAGCAGCAATACACGAAGCCGTAACACTGCTTGAAAAAGCGGAAAAACCAGTTATCTTAGCAGGATTAGGGACTAAACACGCTGGACCGGAATTAATGGCCTTCTCGGAAAAATTGAAAATCCCGATTATTCATTCCTTACCAGCAAAAACAATTGTTCCAGATAATCATCCAAATGCACTCGGAAACCTTGGTAAAATCGGAACTAAACCAGCATATGAAGCCATGCAAGAAACCGATTTACTATTAATGTTCGGGAATGATTACCCTTATAGCGATTATTTACCCAAAAAAGCAAACTGCATCCAAATCGATATTGACCCAGCCAAAATCAGCAAACGTTTCCCCGCAACAGTTGGTCTAGTAGGCGATGCCGCAGAAACCATCGGTAATTTAACCGCTAAAACTGCACCTGTAGAAGCACGTAAATTCCTTCAAGCATGTCAAGAAAATATGCAAGAATGGTGGAAATGGTTAGAAGAAGACATTGCACAAACAACCGATCCAATCGCCCCAGAAGTCGTGATGGCGAATATCCAAAAAATCGCGGATAAAGATGCCATTTTCTCTATCGACGTAGGAACTGCAACCGTTTGGAGCACTCGTTATTTGCACTTATCACCAGAAAATGACTTTATTGTTTCCGCATGGCTTGGCACCATGGGCTGCGGTTTACCAGGAGCGATTGCTGCCAAAAAAGCATTCCCAGACCGCCAAGCAATCGCCATCGTCGGTGATGGAGGATTTTCCATGGTTATGCAAGATTTTGTCACAGCAGTTGGTTTAAATATGCCAATGATTGTCGTTGTCTTAAATAACCAACAACTTTCATTCATTAAATACGAACAACAATCAGCTGGTGAACTAAACTACGCCATCGACCTACCAGATATTAATTACGCAAAATTCGCTGAAAGTTGCGGAGGAATTGGTTTCCGAGTAGAAAAAATAGCGGATCTAGAAGCTGCTTTCGAAAACGCTAAACTAGCAACTAAACCAGTAATCATCGACGTTTCTGTGGATAACGCAGCCGCTCCGCTACCTGGAAAAATCGTGATGGATGAAGCGCTCGGTTATACTAAATTCGAAATCCAGTCAGTTCTAGAAGACCATCGTTTCGCAAAAATGCCACCACTTAAAACTATTTTACGCAGATTTTTATAA
- a CDS encoding methyl-accepting chemotaxis protein: MNLIKNRKLKTKLSINIVITTIMLIGLGATSFLGFRHVATLSDNMVDNNVAPMKEIAKIQTNMAQINIDILTMFDTINGKSTLIKDIDNLYAENDQAIHNFKKANLTPEDKKQLAYFEEKLADMKSAASSVISDTSSALDDAELLGAQNRYYQNVKTKFDEATKQLNVLNDMNYKEVENSSQAISDFGVKISLIFTAVIIAVLISLFIFNAYITRVILKGIRHLQTAVHKVASGDLSYRSTYNGRDELGDITNDLNEMSENLRLMIEDVKKASTDVKSSSDNVIISSEIISAMTTEMDIEMKMMGEQIQTQIGSMKESTDAMDQMTGGVQNVAEYALKVSDLTKDSAEKTNDGIAVINNLVSQMDRISGVMRSSTDVVSQLVNRVGEVEKALDTVTNIADQTNLLALNAAIESARAGEHGRGFAVVAEEVRKLAEQSRLAVVDINTVLKKIQTESKTTIEVMNTGLSESEAGQKIISETEATFTDLLHRVNDISAQMQNVSQETEEMAAGIEEVNTSISDVTEISNQIGEKSTAALEFAEVNKMKVDELVVISEEMQKISGSLEGYIANFNTEVSEEAIEATEESEAETKDPGEPVLAENV, translated from the coding sequence GTGAATTTAATTAAAAATCGTAAATTGAAAACAAAATTAAGCATCAATATTGTTATAACGACCATCATGTTAATCGGACTTGGCGCGACTAGTTTCCTTGGCTTTCGTCATGTAGCAACACTTTCAGATAATATGGTTGATAATAATGTCGCACCAATGAAAGAAATCGCAAAAATTCAAACAAACATGGCGCAAATCAATATCGACATCCTGACCATGTTCGACACTATTAATGGAAAATCAACTCTTATAAAAGATATTGATAATCTTTATGCCGAGAATGACCAAGCAATTCATAATTTCAAAAAAGCCAATTTAACACCAGAAGACAAAAAGCAATTAGCGTATTTTGAAGAAAAACTAGCGGACATGAAATCAGCCGCATCTTCAGTAATTAGCGATACTTCAAGCGCATTAGACGACGCAGAACTACTTGGAGCGCAAAACAGATACTACCAAAATGTCAAAACAAAATTTGACGAGGCAACCAAACAATTAAACGTTTTAAATGACATGAACTACAAAGAAGTCGAAAATTCGTCTCAAGCAATTTCTGACTTTGGTGTAAAAATCAGTCTTATTTTCACAGCTGTTATTATCGCCGTGCTAATTTCACTATTCATTTTCAACGCCTATATTACCAGAGTGATTCTTAAAGGAATTCGTCACTTGCAAACAGCGGTACATAAAGTAGCGAGTGGTGATTTGTCTTACCGCAGCACATACAATGGTAGAGATGAATTAGGCGATATTACAAACGACTTAAATGAAATGAGCGAAAACCTCCGCCTAATGATTGAGGACGTCAAAAAAGCTTCCACAGATGTAAAATCTTCTAGTGATAACGTTATTATTAGTTCGGAAATTATTTCTGCAATGACAACAGAAATGGACATCGAAATGAAAATGATGGGTGAACAAATCCAAACCCAAATCGGCAGCATGAAAGAAAGTACGGATGCAATGGATCAAATGACTGGGGGCGTTCAAAATGTGGCTGAATACGCGCTTAAAGTATCTGATCTAACAAAAGACTCCGCAGAAAAAACGAATGATGGAATTGCCGTTATTAATAATCTAGTATCCCAAATGGATCGTATTAGCGGGGTTATGCGTTCAAGCACAGACGTTGTTTCGCAATTAGTTAACCGCGTTGGCGAAGTGGAAAAAGCGCTGGATACCGTTACAAATATCGCTGACCAAACCAACTTGCTTGCCCTAAATGCGGCAATTGAATCTGCTCGTGCCGGCGAACATGGCCGTGGGTTCGCAGTTGTAGCCGAAGAAGTCCGCAAACTAGCTGAACAATCACGTCTTGCGGTTGTTGACATTAATACTGTACTGAAAAAAATTCAAACAGAGTCAAAAACAACTATTGAAGTAATGAACACAGGTCTTTCTGAATCAGAAGCTGGTCAAAAAATCATTTCGGAAACAGAAGCAACCTTCACCGATTTACTCCACCGTGTCAACGATATTTCCGCTCAAATGCAAAATGTATCTCAAGAAACGGAAGAAATGGCGGCGGGGATTGAAGAAGTCAACACATCGATTAGCGACGTAACAGAAATTTCCAACCAAATCGGTGAAAAATCCACTGCTGCACTTGAATTCGCGGAAGTAAACAAAATGAAAGTAGACGAACTAGTCGTTATCTCTGAAGAAATGCAAAAAATTTCCGGTTCATTAGAAGGGTATATCGCCAACTTCAATACCGAAGTAAGCGAAGAAGCAATCGAAGCAACAGAAGAGTCAGAAGCAGAAACAAAAGATCCAGGAGAGCCAGTCCTAGCTGAGAATGTCTAG
- a CDS encoding C39 family peptidase: MRIWIKSLLVITACIFSLTLLNTKYTFYSPTVKLESAKVVYKLDNEPFNVRLDVPLVNQMDAPALFNGCEVTSLAMLLQFNGKQVTKNELANNLPTTPIEQNGLHGNPDKAFVGSISGDSPGLGVNHAPMAKLAAKYVNEAHVHDISGNSIQDIITVLSTGAPVWIITTTDYHAPKNWQTVQTKEGKKKITYSMHSVVITGFDKNNFYINDPYGYKNRAVKRSILEEGWSAMGKQAIYLSRP; encoded by the coding sequence ATGCGAATTTGGATAAAATCACTGCTTGTCATTACAGCATGTATATTTAGTTTGACCCTTCTAAATACGAAATATACTTTTTATTCACCAACCGTCAAACTCGAAAGCGCCAAAGTCGTTTATAAATTAGACAACGAACCTTTTAATGTGAGATTAGATGTTCCGCTAGTGAATCAAATGGATGCGCCTGCGCTCTTTAATGGCTGTGAAGTAACTAGTTTAGCGATGCTCTTACAGTTCAATGGAAAGCAAGTAACCAAAAATGAGTTAGCGAATAATCTACCGACAACACCAATCGAACAAAATGGTTTACACGGTAATCCGGATAAAGCATTTGTCGGGAGCATTAGCGGCGATAGCCCTGGTCTTGGCGTGAATCATGCGCCTATGGCTAAACTGGCTGCTAAATATGTTAACGAAGCACATGTCCATGATATTAGTGGTAATAGTATTCAAGACATCATTACCGTACTCAGCACAGGTGCACCAGTTTGGATTATCACTACCACGGACTATCATGCACCCAAAAATTGGCAAACCGTCCAAACAAAAGAAGGTAAAAAGAAAATTACGTATTCGATGCACAGTGTAGTAATTACTGGGTTCGATAAAAATAATTTTTATATTAATGATCCATATGGATATAAAAATCGTGCTGTAAAAAGAAGCATCTTAGAAGAAGGCTGGTCTGCTATGGGAAAGCAAGCCATTTACCTAAGCCGCCCATAA
- a CDS encoding LPXTG cell wall anchor domain-containing protein, translating to MVFTKKIIASIAVFISLGFIYFRVSTAIAFENTSNASLLPSTGDAFSVWPIVIGVVLVALAVVIFIKKKI from the coding sequence ATGGTTTTTACAAAAAAAATAATTGCTAGTATTGCTGTTTTCATTTCACTTGGATTCATTTATTTTCGAGTAAGTACAGCTATCGCATTTGAAAATACAAGTAATGCTTCCCTTCTCCCTTCTACTGGAGACGCGTTTTCGGTTTGGCCGATTGTTATAGGAGTGGTGCTTGTCGCGCTTGCTGTCGTCATATTTATTAAGAAGAAAATATAA
- the glmS gene encoding glutamine--fructose-6-phosphate transaminase (isomerizing) → MCGIVGYIGTNNAKGILLEGLEKLEYRGYDSAGIALQNKDLVTVVKEKGRIADLASLVPSDAFGTTGIGHTRWATHGKPNHENAHPHQSTSGRFTMVHNGVIENYTLLKEEYLQNHSFVSDTDTEVIVQLIEFFATELPTKEAFKKTLSLLHGSYAICLIDQTDTETLYAAKNKSPLLIGKGENFNVIASDAMAVLKETDEFVEIMDKEIVIVTKDGFTLETLEGEEITRASYKAELDASDIEKGTYPHYMLKEIDEQPAVTRKIIQAYQNEAGEINVDKTIIDEILSSDRIHIVACGTSYHAGLVGKNLIEKMAKIPVEVHVSSEFAYNLPLMSKKPLFIFITQSGETADSRQCLVKVKELGYRTLTLTNVPGSTLDREADHSMYLYAGPEIAVASTKAYTAQISVLAVLAVSLGREIGDEEALNMNLAAELGIVATAMEAMVSSKEVIEHIAGEYLATSRNAFFLGRNIDYFVAMEAALKLKEISYIQAEGFASGELKHGTIALIEDGTPVLTLITQESINWNIRGNVNEVLARGAKTCVFAMENVAQPGDRFVIPQVHPLLTPLASVIPCQLLAYYAALHRDCDVDKPRNLAKSVTVE, encoded by the coding sequence ATGTGTGGAATCGTTGGATATATTGGAACAAATAATGCAAAAGGCATTTTATTAGAAGGACTGGAAAAATTAGAATACCGCGGCTATGACTCTGCGGGAATCGCTTTGCAAAATAAGGATTTAGTAACAGTAGTCAAAGAAAAAGGACGGATTGCAGACCTTGCGAGCCTTGTACCAAGTGATGCATTCGGTACAACGGGAATCGGACATACACGCTGGGCAACGCACGGCAAACCAAATCACGAAAACGCCCACCCGCACCAAAGTACATCAGGCCGTTTTACAATGGTTCATAATGGTGTAATCGAAAACTATACCCTTTTAAAAGAAGAATACTTACAAAATCATTCATTTGTTAGTGATACGGATACAGAAGTAATCGTTCAGCTTATTGAATTTTTTGCAACAGAACTTCCTACTAAAGAAGCATTCAAAAAAACGTTATCGTTACTTCATGGTTCTTACGCAATCTGCTTAATTGACCAAACCGATACAGAAACACTTTACGCAGCAAAAAATAAAAGTCCATTATTAATCGGAAAAGGCGAAAACTTCAATGTTATCGCAAGTGATGCCATGGCTGTTCTTAAAGAAACAGACGAGTTCGTGGAAATTATGGATAAAGAAATCGTGATTGTGACCAAAGACGGCTTCACTTTAGAAACACTGGAAGGTGAAGAAATCACTCGAGCTAGCTACAAAGCAGAACTAGATGCATCCGACATCGAAAAAGGCACATACCCGCACTATATGTTAAAAGAAATTGATGAACAACCAGCTGTCACACGTAAAATCATTCAAGCTTACCAAAATGAAGCTGGCGAAATCAATGTCGATAAAACTATCATTGACGAAATTTTATCATCTGACCGCATTCATATCGTTGCATGTGGAACGAGTTATCATGCCGGTTTAGTTGGAAAAAATTTAATCGAAAAAATGGCGAAAATCCCTGTAGAAGTACATGTTTCCAGTGAATTTGCTTATAATTTGCCATTGATGTCTAAAAAACCATTGTTTATTTTTATTACACAAAGTGGTGAAACTGCCGACAGCCGTCAATGTCTTGTTAAAGTGAAAGAACTTGGGTACCGGACATTAACGTTAACAAACGTACCAGGTTCGACGCTAGACCGTGAAGCAGACCATTCGATGTATTTATACGCAGGTCCAGAAATCGCTGTCGCTTCAACAAAAGCCTATACAGCCCAAATTTCCGTGTTGGCCGTACTTGCAGTTTCCCTTGGTCGCGAAATTGGTGACGAAGAAGCACTTAACATGAATTTAGCTGCTGAATTAGGAATTGTAGCAACAGCAATGGAAGCAATGGTTTCTAGCAAAGAAGTAATTGAGCACATCGCTGGTGAATATTTAGCAACTTCTCGTAACGCGTTCTTCCTAGGTAGAAATATTGATTATTTCGTAGCGATGGAAGCTGCTCTTAAACTAAAAGAAATTTCTTATATTCAAGCGGAAGGTTTTGCTAGTGGCGAATTAAAACATGGAACAATCGCGCTTATCGAAGACGGAACACCAGTTTTAACGCTTATCACGCAAGAATCTATCAACTGGAATATTCGTGGAAATGTCAATGAAGTATTAGCGCGTGGAGCAAAAACTTGTGTATTCGCAATGGAAAACGTCGCACAACCAGGCGACCGCTTTGTTATTCCGCAAGTGCATCCATTATTAACACCACTGGCAAGCGTCATCCCGTGCCAACTACTAGCTTATTACGCAGCACTTCACCGTGATTGTGACGTCGACAAACCAAGAAACTTAGCAAAAAGTGTGACAGTAGAATAA
- a CDS encoding FAD synthetase family protein, producing the protein MEVSHVTLAPNKDSRPAVLTIGKFDGVHIGHQSILNTALSIKKENEILTAISFSPHPLWALKQIDIYREMLTPRMEKERWLAHYGVDHLIETAFTPRYAETTPEEFVKDHLTNLNLSHIVVGSEFNFGKGRDSDVDLLRDLCKPYDIGVTSVPVIETNQTKISSTNIRAFIRCGHFQEAEELLGHPWYITGTVKNGEMIDLEDYVLPATGTYQTDSGIVNVTNHRTIEVELSDGLQQLHMKNELS; encoded by the coding sequence ATGGAAGTATCACATGTAACGCTCGCACCAAATAAGGATAGTCGTCCCGCCGTTTTAACAATCGGCAAATTCGACGGGGTACATATCGGCCATCAGTCCATTTTAAATACAGCATTATCCATAAAAAAAGAAAATGAAATATTAACCGCTATCAGTTTCAGTCCACATCCACTTTGGGCTTTAAAACAAATCGACATATATCGCGAAATGCTCACACCAAGAATGGAAAAAGAACGCTGGCTCGCACATTACGGTGTTGATCATTTAATCGAAACAGCATTTACACCTAGGTATGCGGAAACGACGCCAGAAGAGTTTGTCAAAGACCATTTAACCAATTTAAATTTATCGCATATTGTCGTCGGTTCCGAATTTAATTTTGGTAAAGGGCGCGATTCTGACGTAGATTTACTTCGGGACCTATGCAAGCCTTATGATATAGGTGTCACATCCGTCCCAGTGATTGAAACGAATCAAACTAAAATAAGCTCCACCAACATTCGAGCGTTTATTCGTTGCGGACACTTTCAAGAAGCAGAAGAGCTCTTAGGCCATCCGTGGTATATTACTGGCACAGTAAAGAATGGCGAGATGATTGACTTAGAAGATTACGTTCTCCCGGCAACAGGCACGTATCAAACCGACTCAGGAATAGTAAACGTCACGAACCATCGCACTATCGAGGTTGAATTATCAGATGGATTGCAACAATTACATATGAAAAACGAACTTTCCTAA
- a CDS encoding DUF6530 family protein, translated as MKIPTTLKHKPVIVVENYEEVDGKNAYHSDAKGLSLGLAQWNDRGKVDISAKVWRHTGDKWSRQSEELPLHRVLDLAILIARTKVHFKDAYRLPHFYDKENPTLDRIGLQGDALTIAVCEDNEYIDEDMQLFEQALKNDDELLSERLKTLSKLLQEAGY; from the coding sequence ATGAAGATTCCAACTACCTTAAAACATAAACCAGTAATCGTTGTTGAAAATTATGAAGAAGTAGACGGCAAGAATGCTTACCACTCAGATGCTAAGGGGCTTTCGCTCGGACTTGCGCAGTGGAATGATCGCGGCAAAGTAGATATTTCCGCTAAAGTTTGGCGTCACACAGGTGATAAATGGTCGCGCCAATCTGAAGAACTTCCGCTACATCGTGTGCTCGACTTGGCAATTTTAATCGCTAGAACCAAAGTTCATTTTAAAGATGCTTACCGTTTACCTCATTTTTATGATAAAGAGAATCCCACGCTTGATCGTATTGGTTTGCAAGGAGATGCGCTGACTATTGCCGTTTGTGAAGATAACGAATATATTGATGAGGACATGCAATTATTCGAGCAAGCATTAAAAAACGACGATGAGCTACTCAGCGAACGCCTCAAAACACTAAGCAAACTATTACAAGAAGCAGGTTATTAA
- a CDS encoding GIY-YIG nuclease family protein, which translates to MNKDNRKELIRAYKEKAPDAGVYRFISTKSGKYLIDNTMDLKGIANKLAFGIKIGAGNMLPPEMAKEAREHGIDTIQFEILEKVDVKPEMTKEDIKEENDVLLSLWLEREDI; encoded by the coding sequence ATGAATAAAGATAATCGTAAAGAACTAATTCGTGCATACAAAGAAAAAGCCCCTGATGCCGGCGTTTACCGTTTTATCAGTACAAAAAGTGGTAAATACTTAATTGATAACACCATGGATTTAAAAGGAATCGCCAATAAACTTGCATTTGGAATAAAAATAGGAGCAGGAAACATGCTACCACCAGAAATGGCAAAAGAAGCAAGGGAACATGGAATTGACACAATTCAATTTGAAATTCTCGAAAAAGTAGATGTTAAACCTGAAATGACGAAAGAAGATATTAAAGAAGAAAACGATGTACTTCTTAGTTTATGGCTAGAACGCGAAGATATTTAA